In Oncorhynchus masou masou isolate Uvic2021 unplaced genomic scaffold, UVic_Omas_1.1 unplaced_scaffold_4495, whole genome shotgun sequence, the following are encoded in one genomic region:
- the LOC135535140 gene encoding homeobox protein Hox-B1-like, translating to MQVPNRPTRVDAYGYSAMRHYASLYAQPTGSRCAVATKPASGKSFTIDALLAKPVETHRDWTSPKYQTAPPLLPFQTQMRSALSQYLYSPDMQHTAGHSHTQPGYSVCCCLPFSYHASCRGAFGIQGKAGLSKSHSFKHKGGKSKRIRTSFTNEQLDRLEKEFARQQYMVGSDRFLLASGLQLTEAQVKVWFQNRRIKWRKQSLEQQQAKLVKLGLVVVPVKSPGSQGLEEGDEEEEIESSDTGSDVDIDGLPDHC from the exons ATGCAAGTTCCAAACAGACCAACAAGAGTGGACGCGTACGGGTACTCCGCCATGCGCCATTACGCATCGCTCTATGCACAGCCCACCGGCAGCCGGTGCGCAGTGGCGACCAAGCCTGCCAGCGGGAAGTCCTTCACCATCGATGCTCTGCTCGCCAAGCCGGTGGAGACGCACAGAGACTGGACGAGTCCCAAATATCAAACCGCACCGCCACTGCTTCCCTTCCAGACCCAGATGAGGTCTGCGCTGTCACAGTACCTCTACTCACCCGACATGCAGCACACGGCGggacacagtcacacacaacccggatactctgtctgttgttGCCTGCCGTTCTCTTACCACGCGTCATGCCGTGGGGCCTTTGGTATACAAGGTAAAGC AGGTCTGTCAAAGTCCCACTCATTCAAACACAAGGGAGGGAAATCCAAGCGGATACGCACCAGCTTCACCAACGAGCAGTTGGATCGGCTGGAGAAGGAGTTCGCCCGGCAGCAGTACATGGTCGGCTCGGACAGGTTCCTACTGGCTTCGGGTCTGCAGCTCACAGAGGCTCAG GTCAAGGTGTGGTTCCAGAATCGACGCATCAAATGGCGCAAGCAGAGtctggagcagcagcaggccaAGCTGGTTAAACTGGGCCTGGTCGTAGTCCCAGTGAAGAGTCCTGGTTCTCagggtctggaggagggagatgaggaggaggagatcgAGTCCTCAGACACAGGATCAGATGTGGATATAGATGGGCTCCCTGACCACTGCTGA